GGGATCCGACGATTCGAAAGACTACACGGCGATCGGCGACGTCGTGAACTTAGCGGCGCGCTTGCAAACCCAAGCCGGCGCCGGTGAAATCCTGATCAGCGAATCGAGCTACGCCAAACATCCCGAACAATTCCGCGGCGCCCAAGAAGAACAGGCCGTGCTCAAGGGCTTTCGCGACCCGGTGCGCGCCTATCGGCTAAACCCCGGCGGCACGGCGCGCTTGCGCGACGACCCGACGGAATCTTCCCGCCAAGAGAAGACCAGCCTCGGCGCCATCGTCTTCGGCATCCTCGGCGCGCCCTGCGCCATCGTTACGTTGATCGGACCGCTGGCAGTGGCCGTCGGTGCCGGCGGTTTGTTCGGTCTCGCGGGTCTGCTGACCTTTCTCGATCAGAGCGTCCTGCGCGTGCCGATTCTCATCCTGACCAGCCTGGCATCCTTGGCCAACCTCTACACGGTGTGGCACGCGCGCAGACTACGCGCCGAATCGAAAGTACCCGAAGCCCTGAAGACCATGACGACATTAGAAAAACAGCGGACCGCTTTCGTGATCGGCGCGTCAGCGGTCACGCTGGGCATCGTGCTCTTCGAAGTCGTGGCGCGTGCGGTGCTGCACTAGGTCGTCCATACTTCGAACCGAGGATAACCAACAGAATCAGTCTTCGTTCGAATCTCGCTTTTGATAAACTTCATCGCAGATTGATCGAAGGGTCGGATCATCTTCATATTTGCCCGCGAGGTCGGACACACTAAAAGTCGCAACCTCTAAGGCAACTAGTTCTCCAGCCGCAACTCGACGATCTATTTCAAGTTTCAGTGCCTCTACGGCCTGACTTCGAGTTCGCCCCAAAGTTCGACACCTTGGCTCACCAACCAGCGATGCCGCGAACTGTCCGTCGCTTGGCTCTACTAGAATGGGAAAGGTCATAAC
This sequence is a window from Deltaproteobacteria bacterium. Protein-coding genes within it:
- a CDS encoding adenylate/guanylate cyclase domain-containing protein translates to MESAARHAHMASQCSVCGTVLSGSLGAVYRTFGVKRSPRNPNICTRCSTHVEEGKIVEVTVLFADLSSFTQLTHDLGAEKTHEVVDAYLRMATDILVKHGAFIDKYVGDAVMALFNVPIRYEDHARRAVAAAVELSAELKALGARFGLELQVSAGIATGHARVGRLGSDDSKDYTAIGDVVNLAARLQTQAGAGEILISESSYAKHPEQFRGAQEEQAVLKGFRDPVRAYRLNPGGTARLRDDPTESSRQEKTSLGAIVFGILGAPCAIVTLIGPLAVAVGAGGLFGLAGLLTFLDQSVLRVPILILTSLASLANLYTVWHARRLRAESKVPEALKTMTTLEKQRTAFVIGASAVTLGIVLFEVVARAVLH